In the genome of Halapricum salinum, one region contains:
- a CDS encoding DUF5789 family protein, which produces MALPITDRELGVYFGDFGETLSEQEYPMTARRLREKFADQELEISGESVSFASLLAPIEETFESSEQLLATILMMVGMDAVGRKRYTDRGGSAAIDQEVGPQTSL; this is translated from the coding sequence ATGGCACTTCCGATCACCGATCGCGAACTGGGCGTGTACTTCGGCGACTTCGGAGAGACCCTCTCAGAGCAGGAGTATCCGATGACGGCACGGCGATTGCGCGAGAAGTTCGCCGATCAGGAACTGGAGATATCTGGTGAGTCGGTCAGTTTCGCGTCGTTGCTCGCGCCAATCGAGGAGACCTTCGAGTCGAGCGAGCAGTTGTTGGCGACGATATTGATGATGGTCGGGATGGACGCGGTCGGTCGCAAGCGCTACACTGACCGCGGCGGCTCGGCAGCGATCGATCAGGAGGTCGGCCCGCAGACGTCACTGTGA
- the pspAB gene encoding PspA-associated protein PspAB yields the protein MGLLDGLKQALGLKAEADATRDADPDDLWGMSTAYVTMEADLDYEPTGHAALCFAAVDSTDFTDALREVEEILDAGEVETGTTAVFVEDSHGYHWVVLEDDTFEDLVTSIHFAADTLIERGYGSRLLAALFSFQRPSAASAVYWIYSFRRGAYYPFAPKPGERERDSGAEFKLQSVLDGELGIEDDKEFWYPLWPEDDGHPWE from the coding sequence ATGGGACTGCTGGACGGCCTGAAGCAGGCGCTCGGACTCAAAGCCGAGGCAGACGCCACCCGGGACGCCGATCCCGACGATCTGTGGGGGATGAGTACGGCTTACGTGACGATGGAGGCCGATCTGGATTACGAGCCGACCGGCCACGCCGCGCTGTGTTTCGCCGCCGTCGACAGCACTGACTTCACGGACGCGCTTCGGGAGGTCGAGGAGATCCTCGATGCCGGCGAGGTCGAGACTGGGACGACCGCGGTGTTCGTCGAGGACAGCCACGGCTACCACTGGGTCGTCCTCGAGGACGACACCTTCGAGGATCTGGTAACCTCGATCCACTTCGCGGCCGACACGCTCATCGAGCGCGGCTACGGCTCGCGGCTGCTCGCCGCCCTCTTTTCGTTCCAGCGCCCGAGCGCCGCCAGTGCGGTCTACTGGATCTACTCGTTCCGTCGGGGCGCGTACTATCCCTTCGCGCCGAAACCTGGCGAACGCGAACGCGACTCCGGTGCGGAGTTCAAACTCCAGAGCGTCCTCGACGGCGAACTCGGCATCGAGGACGACAAGGAGTTCTGGTATCCACTCTGGCCGGAAGACGACGGCCACCCCTGGGAGTAA
- a CDS encoding transcriptional regulator: MSRSALVENVTAMLEDAGFLVSERCAIRPKSFDVAARRGRDTVLVKILGNIDAFDGQTGAEMRRLGEYLRATPMVIGLRTRDEDLKPGVVYFRHGVPVLSPDTAMDLFVEEVPPLIYAAPGGLYVNIDSEILADAREDREWSLGKLASELGVSRRTVSKYEDGMDASVEVAAKLEELFEAPLTSPVDVIDGADEVRDGEPTPDDPAVDPEDEPIVTVLTRVGFDVHPTERAPFKTVSENADRRRQMLTGHSEFTKTAEKRARIMSSVGKVTETTSVYVVERATRESVDETALIEEAELEEIEDADELRDLIRERGGEPA, translated from the coding sequence ATGTCCCGATCCGCACTGGTCGAGAACGTCACCGCGATGCTAGAGGACGCTGGCTTTCTCGTCAGCGAGCGGTGTGCGATTCGCCCGAAGAGTTTCGACGTGGCAGCCCGCCGCGGACGGGACACGGTTCTAGTGAAGATTCTGGGGAACATCGACGCCTTCGACGGTCAGACCGGCGCGGAGATGCGCCGACTGGGCGAGTATCTGCGGGCGACGCCGATGGTCATCGGCCTCAGAACGCGGGACGAGGACCTCAAGCCCGGGGTGGTGTACTTCCGTCACGGCGTGCCCGTCCTCTCGCCGGACACCGCGATGGACCTGTTCGTCGAGGAGGTACCGCCGCTGATCTACGCCGCGCCCGGCGGGCTGTACGTCAACATCGACAGCGAGATCCTCGCCGACGCCCGCGAGGACCGCGAGTGGAGTCTCGGCAAACTCGCCAGCGAACTGGGCGTCTCTCGCCGAACGGTCTCGAAGTACGAGGACGGCATGGACGCCTCCGTCGAGGTGGCGGCGAAGTTAGAAGAGCTGTTCGAAGCGCCGCTGACCTCGCCCGTCGACGTCATCGACGGAGCCGACGAAGTCAGAGACGGCGAGCCGACGCCCGACGATCCAGCGGTCGACCCCGAAGACGAGCCGATCGTGACAGTGCTCACCCGGGTGGGCTTCGACGTCCACCCGACCGAGCGCGCACCGTTCAAAACCGTGAGCGAGAACGCCGACCGCCGTCGGCAGATGCTGACCGGCCACTCCGAATTCACCAAGACCGCCGAGAAACGCGCCCGGATCATGTCCTCGGTCGGGAAAGTGACCGAGACCACGTCGGTCTACGTCGTCGAGCGCGCGACCCGCGAGTCCGTCGACGAGACGGCACTGATCGAGGAAGCCGAGCTAGAGGAGATCGAAGACGCCGACGAGCTCCGGGACCTGATCCGCGAGCGCGGCGGCGAGCCCGCCTGA
- a CDS encoding tRNA(Ile)(2)-agmatinylcytidine synthase, with protein sequence MTLVGLDDTDSRELGMCTTYVAARLAERLESAGHAVERTLLVRLNPAVEHKTRGNAALAIHTDADPGSALGLARDLLDLAEVDDPRTNPGVVVADCEPDDAPQAVADFARAAVRDHHEISAARELAAESGFETLARGNGRGLIGALAAAGAWRAFGDWTYEHIAYRERERWGTDREIGLDSVFDAAEAGYPEAWDTVDRVEGEAVCVPHTPCPILYGIRVDDPDVVGDVAGAIASESVAREHLFVTNQGTDAHLRDGTVESVAEGRAYRLSGTVLAAPETREGGHVFFDLGDDDARLECAAFEPTKRFRDRVRALRVGDELTVCGEVSAETLKLEKFAVRDLVETELVTPDCPDCGRSMKSAGRDQGYRCRACGTSAGGKVEQPIERDLERGWYEVPPCARRHIAKPLVRGGFDGATHPER encoded by the coding sequence GTGACACTCGTCGGCCTCGACGACACCGACTCCCGCGAGCTGGGGATGTGCACGACCTACGTCGCCGCGCGCCTCGCCGAGCGACTGGAGTCGGCCGGCCACGCCGTCGAGCGGACGCTACTCGTGCGGTTGAACCCCGCTGTCGAACACAAGACCCGGGGTAACGCCGCGCTGGCGATCCACACCGACGCCGATCCCGGATCGGCGCTCGGACTCGCTCGCGACCTTCTCGATCTCGCCGAGGTCGACGATCCGCGAACGAATCCCGGCGTCGTCGTCGCCGACTGCGAGCCTGACGACGCTCCGCAGGCCGTCGCCGACTTCGCCCGTGCGGCCGTCCGGGACCACCACGAGATTTCGGCGGCCCGCGAACTGGCCGCCGAGTCGGGCTTCGAGACGCTCGCCCGGGGTAACGGCCGGGGGCTGATCGGCGCACTCGCGGCCGCCGGGGCCTGGCGAGCGTTCGGCGACTGGACCTACGAGCACATCGCCTACCGCGAGCGCGAGCGCTGGGGCACTGATCGCGAGATCGGTCTGGACTCGGTGTTCGACGCGGCCGAGGCGGGGTATCCCGAGGCCTGGGACACCGTCGACCGGGTCGAGGGCGAGGCGGTTTGCGTGCCGCACACGCCGTGTCCGATTCTCTACGGGATTCGGGTCGACGACCCCGACGTCGTGGGTGACGTGGCCGGGGCAATCGCGAGCGAGTCCGTCGCTCGCGAGCACCTGTTCGTGACCAACCAGGGCACCGACGCACACCTTCGCGACGGGACGGTCGAGAGCGTCGCCGAGGGCCGGGCCTACCGTCTCTCGGGGACGGTGCTCGCGGCTCCCGAGACGCGCGAAGGTGGACACGTCTTCTTCGACCTCGGTGACGACGACGCTCGGCTGGAGTGTGCGGCCTTCGAGCCGACCAAGCGATTCAGGGATCGGGTTCGGGCGTTGCGTGTGGGCGACGAACTCACTGTGTGTGGCGAGGTGAGTGCGGAGACGCTGAAACTGGAGAAGTTCGCCGTCCGGGACCTCGTAGAGACGGAGCTGGTGACGCCGGACTGTCCCGACTGTGGGCGGTCGATGAAGAGTGCGGGCCGGGACCAGGGCTATCGGTGTCGTGCCTGCGGGACCAGTGCTGGCGGGAAGGTCGAGCAGCCGATCGAGCGCGATCTGGAGCGTGGCTGGTACGAGGTCCCGCCGTGTGCCCGCCGGCACATCGCTAAGCCACTGGTGCGTGGGGGGTTCGACGGTGCTACGCACCCGGAGCGGTGA
- the htpX gene encoding zinc metalloprotease HtpX: MQWNADWGLRWRMLLTMILLGVLYVFFIGALATAGVGLLGIVVVMGLFSFVQLFFSDKLALRSMGAHVADEDEYPELHDSVSRLAQQADLPKPQVAVADSQVPNAFATGRSQKNATVCVTTGIMETLDQDELEGVLAHELAHIKNRDVMVMTIASFLSTIAFIIVRWGWLFSGGHGHGRGNNQAPIWVAILVSLVVWIVSFLLIRALSRYREYAADRGGAIITGQPSALASALMKISGRMDKVPKEDLREQAEMNAFFIVPITKGFIGNLFRTHPGTEKRIERLQELEREMETV, translated from the coding sequence ATGCAGTGGAACGCAGACTGGGGACTCCGCTGGCGGATGCTCCTGACGATGATCTTGCTCGGCGTGCTGTACGTCTTCTTCATCGGCGCGCTTGCGACCGCTGGCGTCGGCCTGCTCGGAATCGTCGTCGTGATGGGGCTGTTCAGCTTCGTACAGCTCTTCTTCAGCGACAAGCTCGCCCTCCGGAGCATGGGTGCACACGTCGCTGACGAAGACGAGTATCCCGAACTCCACGACAGCGTGAGTCGGCTGGCCCAGCAGGCCGATCTACCGAAACCGCAGGTCGCGGTCGCCGACTCGCAGGTTCCCAACGCCTTCGCGACCGGGCGCTCGCAGAAGAACGCGACCGTCTGCGTGACGACGGGGATCATGGAGACGCTCGATCAGGACGAACTCGAAGGCGTCCTCGCGCACGAACTGGCTCACATCAAGAACCGCGACGTGATGGTGATGACCATCGCCTCCTTTCTGTCGACGATCGCCTTCATCATCGTGCGCTGGGGCTGGCTGTTCTCGGGTGGTCACGGCCACGGCCGGGGCAACAACCAGGCCCCGATCTGGGTCGCCATCCTCGTCTCGCTGGTCGTCTGGATCGTCTCGTTCCTGCTGATCCGCGCCCTCTCGCGGTACCGCGAGTACGCCGCCGACCGCGGCGGGGCGATCATCACCGGCCAACCCTCCGCACTCGCGAGTGCACTGATGAAAATTTCCGGGCGGATGGACAAAGTGCCCAAGGAGGACCTGCGTGAGCAGGCCGAGATGAACGCGTTCTTCATCGTCCCGATCACCAAGGGGTTCATCGGTAATCTGTTCAGAACGCACCCTGGCACCGAAAAGCGGATCGAGCGGCTGCAGGAACTAGAGCGGGAGATGGAAACTGTCTAA
- a CDS encoding NAD-dependent epimerase/dehydratase family protein, with the protein MTRTVVVTGGRGRSGRWIVDHLASEGWTVVCVDQDHPGWEIDSREGVDFRAVDLTDAGQTFELIAEIEPEAVVHWAALPAPVRHAGQRVFETNVTATYNALVAAGQAGSRIVWASSESAYGMAFAEETPLPDALPTTEDHAMRPEDPYGVSKVAGEEVAKMVARRYDVPVVSIRPSWIQYPGEYNCLDYESLDAGAGNCWSYVDVRDIATQVAAALTADVDGHEAVHAAAANNYLGRPTVEAVREYFGTVPEDCSLAADSEASALSIEKAGRLLDWEPEHGWRTASEEAVEPPQLVA; encoded by the coding sequence ATGACACGAACTGTCGTCGTGACGGGCGGCCGCGGCCGGTCGGGACGCTGGATCGTCGACCATCTCGCAAGCGAGGGCTGGACGGTCGTCTGCGTCGATCAGGACCACCCCGGCTGGGAGATCGACTCGCGCGAAGGCGTGGACTTCCGAGCGGTGGATCTCACTGACGCCGGCCAGACCTTCGAACTGATCGCCGAGATCGAACCCGAGGCGGTCGTCCACTGGGCAGCACTTCCGGCACCGGTCCGCCACGCCGGCCAGCGCGTCTTCGAGACTAACGTCACCGCGACGTACAACGCGCTCGTGGCGGCCGGACAGGCCGGATCCCGAATCGTCTGGGCCTCCAGCGAGAGCGCCTACGGCATGGCCTTCGCCGAGGAGACGCCACTGCCGGACGCGCTCCCGACCACCGAGGATCACGCGATGCGTCCCGAGGACCCCTACGGCGTCTCGAAAGTCGCCGGCGAGGAAGTCGCGAAGATGGTCGCGCGACGCTACGACGTCCCGGTCGTCTCGATCAGGCCCTCCTGGATCCAGTACCCCGGCGAGTACAATTGTCTGGACTACGAGAGTCTCGACGCGGGGGCGGGCAACTGCTGGTCGTACGTGGACGTCCGGGATATCGCCACCCAGGTCGCGGCAGCACTGACCGCCGACGTCGACGGCCACGAGGCAGTCCACGCCGCCGCCGCGAACAACTACCTCGGCCGGCCGACGGTCGAGGCCGTCCGCGAGTACTTCGGAACAGTGCCCGAGGACTGCTCGCTGGCCGCTGACTCGGAGGCGTCGGCCCTGTCGATCGAGAAGGCCGGCCGCCTGCTCGACTGGGAGCCCGAGCACGGCTGGCGAACAGCGTCCGAGGAAGCCGTCGAGCCACCGCAACTGGTGGCGTGA
- a CDS encoding pyridoxal-phosphate dependent enzyme encodes MTLVCRDCGREYPADSPWRCTCGYPLDFAEQPLPDSDTPAIGSRDDGLWAFADFLPVERRVSFGEGWTPLVDAPEWDVQFKLESLFPTASFKDRGATATISRAVELGVDRVVEDSSGNAGLAIATYAARAGIDAEIFVPADAKPGKLNAIERTGATLRKIEGSRQDVTDACVEAVNKSDAYYASHAWDPAFFAGTATAAMEVAAQRDWTAPDAFVTPLGHGTLFLGAYRGFRALQKAGWIDSIPTLLGAQAAGVAPVVEALGGDPGGSRNDAADGIQISEPVRMKQILDAIEATDGDAVAVSTAATQREHDRLARAGFHVEPTCATATAALRQFRERGVIDDTDDVVVALTGSGLKG; translated from the coding sequence ATGACACTCGTCTGTCGTGACTGTGGCCGCGAGTATCCCGCCGACAGTCCCTGGCGCTGCACCTGCGGCTATCCGCTGGACTTCGCCGAACAGCCGCTACCCGACAGTGACACCCCGGCGATCGGCTCTCGTGACGACGGGCTGTGGGCGTTCGCGGACTTCCTGCCGGTCGAGCGTCGCGTCTCCTTCGGCGAGGGATGGACGCCGCTGGTCGACGCTCCCGAGTGGGACGTCCAGTTCAAGCTCGAATCGCTCTTTCCGACCGCGAGTTTCAAGGACCGCGGTGCGACCGCGACGATCTCCAGGGCGGTCGAACTGGGCGTCGACCGGGTCGTCGAAGACTCCTCGGGCAACGCCGGGCTCGCCATCGCGACGTACGCCGCCCGGGCCGGGATCGACGCCGAGATATTCGTGCCCGCCGACGCCAAACCCGGGAAACTGAACGCGATCGAACGAACCGGCGCGACCCTCCGGAAGATCGAGGGCTCACGGCAGGACGTCACCGACGCCTGCGTGGAAGCCGTCAATAAATCTGATGCTTACTACGCCAGCCACGCCTGGGACCCCGCCTTCTTCGCCGGCACCGCGACCGCCGCGATGGAAGTCGCCGCCCAGCGCGACTGGACCGCGCCCGACGCGTTCGTGACGCCGCTGGGCCACGGGACGCTCTTTCTCGGCGCCTATCGCGGCTTCCGGGCGCTCCAGAAGGCCGGCTGGATCGACTCGATCCCGACGCTTCTGGGTGCCCAGGCCGCCGGCGTCGCACCCGTCGTCGAAGCCCTGGGCGGCGATCCAGGCGGGAGTCGTAACGACGCCGCCGACGGCATCCAGATCAGCGAACCCGTCAGGATGAAACAGATCCTCGACGCCATCGAGGCCACGGACGGCGACGCCGTCGCCGTCTCGACAGCCGCCACCCAGCGCGAGCACGACCGGCTCGCCAGGGCCGGCTTTCACGTCGAGCCGACCTGTGCGACCGCGACCGCGGCCCTCCGGCAGTTTCGCGAGCGCGGCGTGATCGACGACACTGACGACGTAGTGGTGGCGCTGACCGGGAGCGGGCTGAAAGGCTGA